One Trachemys scripta elegans isolate TJP31775 chromosome 4, CAS_Tse_1.0, whole genome shotgun sequence genomic region harbors:
- the KATNBL1 gene encoding KATNB1-like protein 1 isoform X1 codes for MASEAHNVRKWNLLHTKGHHIDLRKRISHSTNKNMKEGKKSPKQLASYTNRTTVGQTVTSSPFLFKVVYCKKKVHCYTPKHCYGKKQFPKVRGRDMANKENELACAGNLPAKLHDSHTLLLNTSDSGSSQTQGPSSKYSGFFSEVSQDHDTMAQVLFSRNLRLNVALTFWRRRSISELIAYLVRIQDLGVVVDCLPVLTSSLQEEKPYISVGCCVDLFPLVKSLLKSKYEEYVIVGLNWLLAVIKRWWSELSAHMEKVKDGNIQILKQQLSGLWEQENHLTLVPGYTGNIAKDVGAYLLQLH; via the exons ATGGCATCTGAAGCCCACAATGTTAGAAAATGGAACCTGTTGCATACCAAGGGTCATCACATTGATCTCAGAAAAAGGATCTCTCATTCCACTAATAAGAACATGAAGGAG GGTAAGAAATCTCCAAAACAGTTGGCTTCTTACACAAACAG AACAACAGTTGGACAAACTGTGACCAGCTCCCCTTTTCTTTTCAAAGTagtatattgtaaaaaaaaagttcactgTTATACTCCAAAACATTGTTACGGAAAAAAACAGTTCCCTAAAGTCAGGGGCCGTGACATGGCAAATAAGGAAAATGAACTGGCTTGTGCAGGTAATCTGCCGGCAAAACTACACGACAGTCATACGCTTTTATTAAATACCAGTGATTCTGGCTCCTCTCAAacacaaggtccctcatcaaaatacagtggatttttttcagag GTTTCTCAGGACCATGATACTATGGCACAAGTTCTTTTTAGTAGAAATCTGAGACTGAATGTAGCTTTAACCTTCTGGAGAAGAAGAAGTATAAGTGAACTCATAGCCTATTTAGTGAG GATACAGGATCTTGGCGTAGTAGTAGATTGCCTTCCTGTACTTAccagcag TTTACAGGAAGAAAAACCATATATTTCAGTTGGCTGCTGTGTAGATCTATTTCCTTTAGTAAAATCACTGCTTAAAAGCAAATATGAAGA ATATGTGATAGTTGGTCTAAACTGGCTCCTAGCTGTCATTAAGAGATGGTGGTCAGAACTGTCTGCACACATGGAAAAAGTAAAAGATGG aaatattcagattttaaaacaacaattaaGTGGATTGTGGGAACAAGAAAATCATCTAACTCTGGTTCCAGGATATACTGGTAATATAGCTAAG GATGTAGGTGCTTATTTATTACAGCTACACTGA
- the KATNBL1 gene encoding KATNB1-like protein 1 isoform X2 codes for MASEAHNVRKWNLLHTKGHHIDLRKRISHSTNKNMKEGKKSPKQLASYTNRTTVGQTVTSSPFLFKVVYCKKKVHCYTPKHCYGKKQFPKVRGRDMANKENELACAGNLPAKLHDSHTLLLNTSDSGSSQTQGPSSKYSGFFSEVSQDHDTMAQVLFSRNLRLNVALTFWRRRSISELIAYLVRIQDLGVVVDCLPVLTSRYVIVGLNWLLAVIKRWWSELSAHMEKVKDGNIQILKQQLSGLWEQENHLTLVPGYTGNIAKDVGAYLLQLH; via the exons ATGGCATCTGAAGCCCACAATGTTAGAAAATGGAACCTGTTGCATACCAAGGGTCATCACATTGATCTCAGAAAAAGGATCTCTCATTCCACTAATAAGAACATGAAGGAG GGTAAGAAATCTCCAAAACAGTTGGCTTCTTACACAAACAG AACAACAGTTGGACAAACTGTGACCAGCTCCCCTTTTCTTTTCAAAGTagtatattgtaaaaaaaaagttcactgTTATACTCCAAAACATTGTTACGGAAAAAAACAGTTCCCTAAAGTCAGGGGCCGTGACATGGCAAATAAGGAAAATGAACTGGCTTGTGCAGGTAATCTGCCGGCAAAACTACACGACAGTCATACGCTTTTATTAAATACCAGTGATTCTGGCTCCTCTCAAacacaaggtccctcatcaaaatacagtggatttttttcagag GTTTCTCAGGACCATGATACTATGGCACAAGTTCTTTTTAGTAGAAATCTGAGACTGAATGTAGCTTTAACCTTCTGGAGAAGAAGAAGTATAAGTGAACTCATAGCCTATTTAGTGAG GATACAGGATCTTGGCGTAGTAGTAGATTGCCTTCCTGTACTTAccagcag ATATGTGATAGTTGGTCTAAACTGGCTCCTAGCTGTCATTAAGAGATGGTGGTCAGAACTGTCTGCACACATGGAAAAAGTAAAAGATGG aaatattcagattttaaaacaacaattaaGTGGATTGTGGGAACAAGAAAATCATCTAACTCTGGTTCCAGGATATACTGGTAATATAGCTAAG GATGTAGGTGCTTATTTATTACAGCTACACTGA